The following proteins come from a genomic window of Rhinoraja longicauda isolate Sanriku21f chromosome 4, sRhiLon1.1, whole genome shotgun sequence:
- the mafaa gene encoding transcription factor MafAa has translation MAAELALPAELPSSPLAIEYVNDFDLMKFEVKKEVGEGGERYCQRLPGSLSSTPISTPCSSVPSSPSLCPASPASAKTQQLEELYWIANYPQHLNPEALSLTPEDAVDALIGSSHPHPHHHHLEAYRGQEPPGQEPPLTAHLHHHHLHHQGPAHLHHHLHHHLHLDQRFSDDQLVSMSVRELNRQLRGFSKEDVVRLKQKRRTLKNRGYAQSCRYKRVQQRHLLESEKSLLQQQVEQLRMEVARLTKERDIYKDKYDKVAATRGFREHPNPHPTKSGVPSSDFFM, from the exons ATGGCGGCAGAGCTGGCcctgcccgctgagttgcccAGTAGCCCTCTGGCCATCGAGTACGTGAACGACTTCGACCTGATGAAGTTCGAGGTGAAGAAGGAGGTGGGCGAGGGGGGTGAGCGCTACTGCCAGCGGCTGCCCGGCTCCCTGTCGTCCACCCCCATCAGTACCCCGTGTAGCTCAGTGCCCTCGTCGCCCAGTCTGTGCCCTGCCAGCCCGGCCAGTGCCAAGACCCAGCAGCTAGAGGAGTTGTACTGGATCGCCAACTACCCCCAGCACCTGAACCCTGAGGCGCTGAGTCTGACCCCTGAGGACGCGGTGGACGCACTGATCGGCAGCTCTCACCCCCACCCGCACCACCACCACCTGGAAGCGTACAGGGGACAGGAGCCCCCCGGCCAGGAGCCCCCCCTGACCGCCCACCTGCATCACCATCACCTGCACCACCAGGGCCCTGCCCACCTGCACcatcacctccaccaccacctccacctggACCAGCGCTTCTCCGACGACCAGCTGGTCAGCATGTCGGTGCGGGAACTCAACCGGCAGCTCAGGGGCTTCAGCAAAGAGGATGTGGTCCGTCTGAAGCAGAAGAGACGGACACTGAAGAACCGCGGCTACGCGCAGAGCTGCCGCTACAAGAGGGTCCAGCAGCGGCACTTGCTGGAGAGCGAGAAGTCCTTGCTCCAGCAACAGGTGGAGCAGCTCAGGATGGAGGTGGCCAGGCTCACCAAGGAGAGGGACATCTATAAGGACAAGTACGACAAGGTGGCGGCGACCAGGGGCTTCCGAGAGCA ccCCAATCCCCACCCCACCAAGAGTGGAGTCCCATCCAGCGACTTCTTCATGTGA